The following proteins come from a genomic window of Acidobacteriota bacterium:
- a CDS encoding glycosyltransferase family 2 protein, translating to MSDRTIIVMPAYNAANTIERILADIPEGSCDEVVVVDDCSTDDTVEIARRLPVTLIEHEENLGYGGNQRTCYKEALARGADYVVMLHPDYQYDARVIPAAVDILRHGICDVVLGNRIRTRKEARAGGMPWVKYFSNRGLTLIENVLSGQNLGEWHSGFRAYRREVLETIPFEANSNDFVFDSQFLVQSVHFGFKVGDLPIPVRYFDEASSIRFIPASRYAIHTLWTFAVWHAHRAGLRKSPLFTPKAAES from the coding sequence ATGAGCGACCGCACCATCATCGTCATGCCGGCGTACAACGCCGCCAACACCATCGAGCGCATCCTGGCGGACATCCCCGAGGGCAGCTGCGACGAGGTGGTGGTGGTGGACGATTGCAGCACCGACGACACGGTGGAGATCGCCCGCCGGCTGCCGGTGACCCTCATCGAGCACGAGGAGAATCTGGGTTACGGCGGCAACCAGCGCACCTGCTACAAAGAAGCCCTGGCCCGCGGCGCCGACTACGTGGTGATGCTGCACCCGGACTACCAATACGACGCCCGGGTGATCCCCGCCGCCGTGGACATCCTGCGCCACGGCATCTGCGACGTGGTGCTGGGCAACCGCATCCGCACCCGCAAGGAGGCCCGGGCCGGCGGCATGCCGTGGGTGAAGTACTTCTCCAACCGCGGCCTGACGCTGATCGAGAACGTGCTCTCGGGGCAGAACCTGGGGGAGTGGCACAGCGGCTTCCGGGCTTATCGCCGGGAGGTGCTGGAGACCATTCCCTTCGAGGCCAACAGCAACGACTTCGTCTTCGATTCCCAATTCCTGGTGCAGTCGGTGCATTTCGGCTTCAAGGTCGGCGACTTGCCGATCCCGGTGCGCTATTTCGACGAGGCCAGCAGCATTCGATTCATCCCCGCTTCCCGCTACGCCATCCACACCCTGTGGACCTTCGCGGTCTGGCACGCCCACCGCGCCGGGCTGCGCAAGAGCCCGCTCTTTACTCCGAAAGCCGCCGAGTCCTAG
- a CDS encoding ABC transporter permease, which yields MRTLLFLLEKEFRQIFRDRQIMAMILVLPILQLVVLANAATFEVQEARFALVDHDHSPTSRLLVERFTASGRFLLAQRYASSQRATEALRAGEHRMVLEIPHGFAADLERHRSASVLLVLDAVDGSTAGILNAYAGAILQRFQHDLGVAVEAQHGSVSSRAPRNSVTYRFNPELSYRDYMVPGILVELVTMVGLLLSALNIVREKEIGTLEQLNVTPMTKSQFIAAKLIPFWLLGLVALTVGLVVARLLFHVPFRGSLLLVFAIGALYLLVMVGLGLAISTASDTQQQATFLATFLLIVCILLSGLFTPVESMPRWAQILTLFNPLFHFVAVMRKVLLMGTGLAGIHTHVLYLAGFAATVLPMAAWRYRKVGA from the coding sequence GTGCGCACTCTGCTCTTCTTGTTGGAGAAGGAATTCCGCCAGATCTTCCGCGACCGCCAGATCATGGCGATGATCCTGGTGCTGCCCATCCTGCAGCTGGTGGTGCTGGCCAACGCCGCCACCTTCGAGGTCCAAGAAGCACGCTTCGCGCTGGTGGACCACGACCACTCCCCCACCTCCCGGCTGTTGGTGGAACGCTTCACCGCCTCCGGCCGCTTCCTCCTGGCCCAGCGCTACGCCAGCTCCCAGCGCGCCACGGAAGCCCTGCGGGCGGGAGAGCACCGCATGGTGCTGGAGATTCCCCACGGCTTCGCCGCGGATCTGGAACGCCACCGCTCCGCCTCGGTACTGCTGGTGCTGGACGCCGTCGACGGCTCCACCGCCGGCATTCTCAACGCCTACGCCGGAGCCATCCTGCAGCGCTTCCAGCACGACCTGGGGGTGGCCGTGGAAGCCCAGCACGGGAGCGTTTCTAGTCGTGCTCCCAGAAATTCCGTGACCTATCGCTTCAACCCCGAGCTCTCCTACCGCGACTACATGGTGCCGGGCATCCTGGTGGAGCTGGTGACCATGGTGGGGCTGCTGCTCTCGGCCTTGAACATCGTGCGGGAGAAGGAGATCGGCACCCTCGAGCAACTCAACGTCACCCCCATGACCAAGAGTCAATTCATCGCCGCCAAGCTGATCCCGTTCTGGCTGCTGGGGCTGGTTGCCCTCACTGTCGGCCTGGTGGTGGCCCGGCTGCTCTTCCACGTGCCCTTCCGCGGCAGCCTGCTGCTGGTCTTCGCCATCGGTGCCCTCTACCTGCTGGTAATGGTGGGCTTGGGCCTCGCCATCTCCACCGCCAGCGACACCCAACAACAGGCCACCTTCCTGGCCACCTTCCTGCTCATCGTGTGCATCCTGCTCTCCGGCCTCTTCACCCCGGTGGAGAGCATGCCCCGATGGGCTCAGATCCTCACCCTATTCAATCCCCTCTTCCACTTCGTGGCGGTGATGCGCAAGGTGCTGCTCATGGGCACCGGCCTCGCCGGCATCCACACCCACGTCCTCTACCTCGCCGGCTTCGCCGCCACCGTGCTGCCCATGGCGGCGTGGAGATATCGGAAGGTGGGGGCCTAG
- a CDS encoding ABC transporter permease, producing MRVFLGFVRKETHHVLRDRRTLLVLFGLPLVLMLLFGYALRNEVEDIATVVVDRAGDPASQQVLAALGGSPYFHIVATLPNTQVAESWLQDGRARLVLTLEPDLQESLLSGSPRYQILVDGSDPNTARTMVAYATRLVEGTLLSESLGTSQGLALGPQSSAGPPVRLQGVVHMAFNPELDSAYLFVPGLMALVLTLVSALMTSVTITREKELGTMEVLLVSPLRPIQIIVGKVVPYLVLSLINVLVILGLARFAFAVPIRGSLALLIGESLLFTICALSLGVLVSTKASTQQAATTASMSSLMFPTILLSGFIFPLASMPEILQWLSHLVPARWFVEIVRGIMLKGLGLAELWSQTLILSAMTVTVLAVSLRNFRTRLE from the coding sequence GTGCGCGTCTTCCTCGGCTTCGTGCGCAAGGAGACCCACCACGTGCTGCGGGACCGCCGCACCCTGCTGGTGCTCTTCGGCCTGCCCCTGGTGCTGATGCTCCTCTTCGGCTACGCCCTGCGCAACGAGGTAGAGGACATCGCCACGGTAGTGGTGGACCGGGCCGGCGACCCAGCTTCCCAGCAAGTTCTCGCCGCCCTCGGCGGCTCACCCTATTTCCACATCGTCGCCACCCTACCCAACACCCAGGTGGCCGAGAGCTGGCTCCAGGATGGCCGCGCTCGGCTGGTGTTGACCTTGGAGCCAGACCTCCAAGAGTCGCTGCTCTCGGGCTCCCCCAGGTACCAGATCCTGGTGGACGGCAGCGACCCCAACACCGCCCGCACCATGGTGGCCTATGCGACACGACTGGTCGAGGGCACGCTCCTTTCCGAGAGCTTGGGCACTTCCCAAGGCCTTGCCCTCGGCCCCCAATCCTCCGCCGGCCCGCCCGTCCGGCTCCAGGGCGTGGTGCACATGGCGTTCAATCCGGAGCTCGACAGCGCCTACCTCTTCGTGCCGGGGCTGATGGCGCTGGTGCTGACCCTGGTCTCGGCCCTCATGACCTCGGTGACCATCACCCGGGAGAAGGAGCTGGGCACCATGGAGGTGCTGCTGGTCTCGCCGCTACGGCCGATCCAGATCATCGTCGGCAAGGTGGTGCCGTACCTGGTGCTCTCCTTGATCAACGTCCTCGTCATCCTCGGCCTCGCCCGCTTCGCCTTCGCCGTACCCATCCGCGGCAGCCTGGCGTTGCTCATCGGCGAGAGCCTGCTCTTCACCATCTGCGCCCTCTCCCTGGGGGTCCTGGTCTCCACCAAGGCCAGCACCCAGCAGGCCGCCACCACCGCCTCCATGTCGAGCCTGATGTTCCCCACCATCCTGCTCTCGGGCTTCATCTTCCCCCTCGCCAGCATGCCCGAGATCCTGCAATGGCTCAGCCACCTGGTGCCCGCCCGCTGGTTCGTGGAGATCGTCCGCGGCATCATGCTCAAAGGCTTGGGGCTGGCGGAGCTGTGGTCCCAAACCTTGATCCTCAGCGCCATGACCGTCACCGTGCTGGCCGTCAGCCTGCGGAACTTCCGCACCCGCCTGGAGTGA
- a CDS encoding ABC transporter ATP-binding protein: protein MSDRQTLQEDHRGSTSPAIEAEQLTRTFGTFTAVDDISFQVQRGEIFGFLGANGAGKTTAIRVLTGLLAPTSGRAAVAGIDVARQPERVKKRIGYMSQRFALYSDLTVAENIRLYGGIYGLSRRRIRQQTGQLLERLDLTHARDQRIAGLPLGWRQKLAFSVALLHEPEIVFLDEPTGGVDPITRRQFWDLIYEAAEDGVTAFVTTHYMDEAEYCDRVSIMVDGRIEALGTPRELARRYDADSMDEVFVRLVRPKTSETPETPETASGEEG from the coding sequence ATGAGCGACCGGCAAACCCTCCAGGAAGATCACCGTGGGAGCACCAGCCCGGCCATCGAAGCCGAGCAGCTGACCCGCACCTTCGGCACCTTCACCGCCGTCGACGACATCAGCTTCCAGGTCCAACGGGGCGAGATCTTCGGCTTTCTGGGCGCCAACGGTGCCGGCAAGACCACCGCCATCCGCGTCCTCACCGGTCTGCTGGCCCCCACCAGCGGGCGGGCGGCGGTGGCGGGCATCGACGTCGCCCGGCAGCCGGAGCGGGTGAAGAAGCGCATCGGCTACATGAGCCAGCGCTTCGCCCTCTACAGCGATCTGACGGTGGCGGAGAATATCCGCCTCTACGGCGGCATTTACGGCCTCAGCCGGCGGCGCATCCGGCAACAGACGGGCCAATTGCTCGAACGCCTCGACCTGACCCACGCCCGGGATCAGCGCATCGCCGGCCTGCCCCTGGGCTGGCGCCAGAAGCTGGCGTTCTCCGTGGCGCTGCTCCACGAGCCGGAGATCGTCTTCCTCGACGAGCCCACCGGCGGCGTCGATCCCATCACCCGCCGGCAGTTCTGGGATCTGATCTACGAAGCGGCGGAGGACGGCGTCACCGCCTTCGTCACCACCCACTACATGGACGAGGCGGAGTATTGCGACCGGGTGTCGATCATGGTGGACGGCCGCATCGAAGCCCTGGGAACGCCGCGGGAGCTGGCCCGGCGCTACGACGCCGACTCCATGGACGAGGTCTTCGTCCGGCTCGTGCGGCCCAAGACATCCGAGACACCCGAGACACCGGAAACGGCGTCCGGGGAGGAGGGCTGA
- a CDS encoding ABC transporter ATP-binding protein: protein MASPRTMVEVEDVAKAFGDLQAVDGVSFLVEEGKIFGVIGPDGAGKTTLFRMLVSLLVPDRGRLRVDGLDPVVDYRELRRRVGYMPGRFSLYSDLSVAENLNFFATIFGTTVEANRELIDDLYRHLEPFAHRRAGALSGGMKQKLALCCALVHKPRVLFLDEPTTGVDAVSRRELWEMLDRLRPAGIAVVVSTPYMDEAERCDRVALMTGGSFLAVAPPQELAAGYDHPLLAVSLPNQHRLPVLRALRSFPHACSAYVFGSTIHYTDRRDRVDPAEIEGYLHEQGLSGIEATPIDADIEDVFMALASGTQRGSETQGISEAREAAG from the coding sequence ATGGCCTCGCCCCGCACCATGGTGGAGGTGGAAGACGTCGCCAAGGCCTTCGGCGACCTGCAGGCGGTGGACGGCGTCAGCTTCTTGGTGGAGGAGGGCAAGATCTTCGGCGTCATCGGCCCCGACGGCGCCGGCAAGACCACCCTCTTCCGCATGTTGGTGAGCCTCCTCGTGCCCGACCGGGGACGACTGCGGGTGGACGGCCTGGATCCGGTGGTGGACTACCGCGAGCTGCGCCGGCGGGTGGGCTATATGCCCGGACGCTTCTCCCTCTACTCGGACCTCTCGGTGGCGGAGAACCTCAACTTCTTCGCCACCATCTTCGGCACCACCGTGGAGGCCAACCGCGAGCTCATCGACGACCTCTACCGCCACCTGGAGCCCTTCGCCCACCGCCGCGCCGGCGCCCTTTCCGGCGGCATGAAGCAGAAGCTGGCGCTGTGCTGTGCGCTGGTGCACAAGCCGCGGGTGCTCTTTCTCGACGAGCCCACCACCGGCGTCGACGCGGTGTCCCGCCGCGAGCTGTGGGAGATGCTCGACCGGCTGCGTCCGGCGGGCATCGCGGTGGTGGTCTCGACCCCCTACATGGACGAAGCGGAGCGCTGCGACCGGGTGGCGCTGATGACCGGCGGCTCCTTCCTCGCCGTCGCTCCGCCGCAGGAGCTGGCGGCGGGCTACGACCATCCGCTGCTGGCGGTGAGTCTGCCGAATCAACACCGCCTACCGGTGCTGCGAGCCCTACGCTCCTTCCCCCACGCCTGCTCCGCCTACGTCTTCGGCAGCACCATCCACTACACCGACCGGCGGGATCGGGTGGACCCGGCGGAGATCGAGGGCTACCTCCACGAGCAGGGACTCTCCGGAATCGAGGCCACGCCCATCGACGCTGACATCGAGGACGTCTTCATGGCTCTTGCCTCCGGAACCCAGAGGGGCTCCGAAACTCAGGGGATCTCCGAAGCCCGGGAGGCAGCGGGATGA
- a CDS encoding HlyD family efflux transporter periplasmic adaptor subunit → MKHSNVILPWVAFAALVPVLLTAGCGNGEELADAYGNFEATEVRISAEVGGRLQELTAREGEELAAEAAVGSVETTDLELQRAEVEACRRATASRIAGVDAQVAVLRERRKLAASELQRIESLAADHAATPQQLDRATSELAVVEAQIREAAVQRRTIADEVATLEASLAQIDDRIRRAGIVNPIAGTVLTVFAEPQELVSAGQPLYEIADLSTLELRAFASGSQLPGLALGQPVTVAVDAEGGGERRMPGEISWIAQEAEFTPSTLQTKEERVDLVYAFKVRVTNPNGRLKIGMPGEVYFQSSGGE, encoded by the coding sequence ATGAAGCATTCCAACGTCATCCTCCCCTGGGTCGCCTTCGCCGCACTGGTCCCGGTGCTCCTCACCGCCGGCTGCGGCAACGGCGAGGAGCTGGCCGACGCCTACGGCAACTTCGAAGCCACCGAGGTGCGGATTTCCGCGGAGGTCGGCGGCCGGCTGCAGGAGCTCACCGCCCGGGAAGGTGAGGAGCTGGCGGCGGAGGCGGCGGTGGGCAGCGTCGAGACCACGGACCTCGAGCTCCAACGGGCCGAGGTCGAGGCCTGCCGCCGGGCCACCGCCTCGCGCATCGCCGGCGTCGACGCCCAGGTGGCGGTGCTGCGGGAGCGGCGAAAGCTGGCCGCCAGCGAGCTTCAGCGCATCGAGAGCCTCGCTGCCGATCACGCCGCTACGCCGCAGCAGCTGGACCGGGCGACCAGCGAGCTGGCGGTGGTAGAGGCGCAGATTCGGGAAGCGGCGGTGCAGCGGCGCACCATCGCCGACGAGGTGGCCACCCTGGAAGCCTCCCTGGCCCAGATCGACGACCGCATCCGGCGGGCCGGCATCGTCAACCCCATCGCCGGCACCGTGCTGACGGTCTTCGCCGAGCCCCAGGAGCTGGTGAGCGCCGGCCAGCCGCTCTACGAGATCGCCGATCTCTCCACCCTCGAGCTGCGCGCCTTCGCCAGCGGCTCCCAACTCCCCGGGCTAGCCCTGGGGCAGCCGGTGACGGTGGCGGTGGACGCCGAGGGCGGCGGTGAGCGGCGCATGCCGGGGGAGATTTCCTGGATCGCGCAGGAGGCGGAGTTCACTCCCTCGACGCTGCAGACCAAGGAGGAGCGGGTGGACCTGGTCTACGCCTTCAAGGTGCGGGTCACCAACCCCAACGGCCGCCTCAAGATCGGCATGCCGGGGGAGGTCTATTTCCAATCCTCCGGAGGCGAGTGA
- a CDS encoding TolC family protein — translation MEATEPPSIHLTLAEAVRAAEESFPRRQEQKARRELAEERLENLDRRFRPQLEVQGQAAYHSEVPSLPAGLAGSPPKDQYTLELDTDQRLWDGGRTNQEQAVERAARDVDLEAVDVAFQDRREQIEEAYFAVLLRDAELELLSTLIVDLESQMEIAEARIDAGVALEGDRAVLLAEFESQHQRILEALAERRGALDVLATLTGRPLPDPVRLAVPQPELPEDLLAVARSAELGEGVERPEIDQARAMQRLFQEQLALAGLAQKPTVSAFARAGVGRPPDQDFFEDEPTPFFVVGLRMRWQPVDWGVSEREQQMRRLEQEISGARLATFLQGLSARLQQSARRIEALRELLESDRRIVEQREITTAQADAQLRGGVITSTQYLLERNAEHRARLNQEQHRLRLARAGVDFLTTLGASP, via the coding sequence TTGGAAGCCACCGAGCCTCCCAGCATCCATCTCACCCTCGCCGAAGCCGTGCGGGCGGCGGAGGAGAGCTTTCCGCGGCGCCAGGAGCAGAAGGCACGGCGGGAGCTCGCCGAGGAGCGGCTGGAGAATCTCGACCGGCGCTTTCGGCCGCAGCTGGAGGTCCAGGGTCAGGCGGCCTATCACTCGGAGGTGCCCAGCCTGCCGGCGGGATTAGCGGGGAGCCCGCCGAAGGATCAATACACCCTCGAGCTGGACACCGACCAGCGCCTCTGGGACGGCGGCCGGACGAACCAGGAGCAAGCGGTGGAGCGGGCGGCCCGGGATGTCGACCTGGAGGCGGTGGACGTGGCCTTCCAGGATCGCCGGGAGCAGATCGAAGAGGCCTACTTCGCGGTGCTGCTGCGGGATGCGGAGCTCGAGCTCCTGAGCACGTTGATCGTCGACCTCGAATCCCAGATGGAGATCGCCGAGGCGCGCATCGACGCCGGCGTCGCCCTGGAAGGAGACCGGGCGGTGCTGTTGGCGGAATTCGAGAGCCAGCACCAGCGGATCCTGGAAGCTCTGGCGGAACGCCGCGGCGCCCTCGATGTCCTGGCCACCCTGACGGGCCGCCCGCTGCCGGATCCGGTACGGCTGGCGGTTCCCCAACCGGAGCTGCCGGAGGACCTCCTCGCCGTCGCCCGGTCAGCAGAGCTGGGGGAGGGCGTCGAACGACCGGAAATCGACCAGGCGAGAGCCATGCAGCGGCTCTTCCAGGAGCAGCTGGCCCTCGCCGGCCTGGCCCAAAAGCCCACCGTCTCCGCCTTCGCCCGCGCCGGCGTCGGCCGGCCGCCGGATCAGGATTTCTTCGAAGACGAGCCGACGCCCTTCTTCGTCGTCGGCCTGCGCATGCGCTGGCAACCGGTGGATTGGGGAGTCTCCGAGCGCGAGCAGCAAATGCGGCGCCTGGAGCAGGAAATCTCCGGCGCCCGCCTCGCCACCTTCCTCCAGGGTCTTTCGGCGCGGCTGCAGCAAAGCGCCCGCCGCATCGAAGCTCTGCGCGAGCTTCTGGAGTCAGACCGGCGCATCGTCGAACAGCGGGAGATCACCACCGCCCAGGCCGACGCCCAGCTGCGGGGTGGCGTCATCACCTCGACCCAATACCTGCTGGAGCGCAACGCCGAGCACCGCGCGCGGCTGAATCAGGAGCAGCACCGCCTGCGCCTGGCCCGCGCCGGCGTCGACTTCCTCACCACCCTCGGAGCCTCGCCATGA
- a CDS encoding TetR family transcriptional regulator, producing the protein MSEMERTPDTEERIFEAALRVFARKGRDGARMQEIADEAQINKAMLHYYFRSKQRLYAQVFQHVFRQLNQAFFEAVEEAGEQSALAALEAFVDHYIRFIAEHTDVLHLMVNEFLAGGEVIRAQMGELVSHGDAPPQRFAALIARGIDRGEIAPVDPRHLVVTVVSLCLFPFVALPMVSTLIPTAADDLDAFLEERKRHILEVLRHGIEAPQA; encoded by the coding sequence ATGAGCGAGATGGAGCGGACTCCCGATACCGAGGAGCGAATCTTCGAAGCGGCCCTGCGGGTCTTCGCCCGCAAGGGCCGGGACGGTGCCCGCATGCAGGAGATCGCCGACGAGGCGCAGATCAACAAGGCCATGCTGCACTACTACTTCCGCAGCAAACAGCGCCTCTACGCCCAAGTTTTCCAGCACGTCTTTCGGCAGCTGAACCAGGCCTTCTTCGAGGCAGTGGAGGAAGCTGGAGAGCAGAGCGCTCTAGCTGCGCTGGAGGCCTTCGTCGACCATTACATCCGCTTCATCGCCGAGCACACCGACGTGCTGCATCTGATGGTCAACGAATTCCTCGCCGGCGGCGAGGTGATCCGGGCCCAGATGGGCGAGCTGGTGAGCCACGGCGACGCACCCCCGCAGCGCTTCGCGGCGCTCATCGCCCGGGGCATCGACCGCGGCGAGATCGCACCGGTGGATCCCCGGCACCTGGTGGTCACCGTCGTCTCCCTCTGCCTCTTCCCCTTCGTCGCCCTGCCCATGGTGTCGACCCTCATCCCCACCGCCGCCGACGACCTCGATGCCTTTCTCGAAGAGCGCAAGCGCCACATCCTGGAGGTCCTGCGCCACGGCATCGAGGCCCCGCAGGCCTAA
- a CDS encoding WG repeat-containing protein, whose product MMRSTLFPTGRLFPKTGGLAPTLTRALHLFVGVLLSSLLLASAEEPRAAEEPAEAAAHQVIDCQPVDCVYASVGEVEELSSRGECGCIEESGEGALRLYPEHLEQLAFDDQGLATVYAGNRVAYVTRGGQSTRESRTAWMLKVDNGPDYFVEGLARTAEGGKVGFVNRRLEPVIAPRWDFAFPFDDGLAVVCDGCRAQPSCPTCEHSEIIGGDWGYIDRQGEEIVVPMFSREELPERGMIAIGE is encoded by the coding sequence ATGATGAGATCCACGCTCTTCCCCACGGGCAGGCTCTTCCCGAAGACTGGTGGGCTGGCGCCCACCCTAACCCGAGCTCTCCACCTCTTTGTCGGCGTCTTGCTAAGCAGCCTGCTGCTGGCCTCCGCGGAAGAGCCCCGGGCTGCGGAAGAACCGGCGGAGGCCGCCGCCCACCAGGTCATCGATTGCCAGCCGGTGGACTGCGTCTACGCGAGCGTTGGAGAGGTTGAGGAGCTAAGTTCCCGCGGGGAGTGTGGGTGCATCGAGGAGAGCGGCGAGGGCGCGCTGCGACTGTACCCGGAGCATTTGGAACAGCTGGCCTTCGACGACCAGGGCCTGGCGACGGTCTATGCCGGCAACCGGGTGGCCTACGTCACCCGAGGCGGCCAGAGCACCCGGGAGAGCCGGACCGCCTGGATGCTGAAGGTGGACAACGGACCGGACTACTTCGTCGAGGGCCTGGCGCGCACTGCCGAGGGTGGCAAGGTGGGTTTCGTCAACCGGCGCCTGGAACCAGTCATCGCCCCCCGCTGGGACTTCGCCTTCCCCTTCGACGACGGCCTGGCCGTGGTCTGCGACGGCTGCCGCGCCCAGCCTTCCTGCCCCACCTGCGAGCACTCGGAGATCATCGGCGGCGACTGGGGCTATATCGACCGCCAGGGCGAGGAGATCGTCGTGCCGATGTTCTCGCGGGAGGAGCTGCCGGAGCGGGGGATGATTGCGATAGGGGAGTAG
- a CDS encoding response regulator transcription factor: MGNNPDLREGKSVYSPRHAARVYLADGQVIARRGLRDLLRADHRFSLVGETGDTQEMMRAVEALEPDILLVDLLLPGIDCTETITSLRARQPDLRILTLSTGCPPARILAALEAGALGDLPRKASEEEIFAALHCISKGQPSISGAVSWQLLGQRGHQIQKLAALTRREIEILCLIARGLSNQEIADQAHISEGTVRTHLTNIFGKLAVGNRVQATLYALRSGLTTLDECLGSYHPSLQRL, translated from the coding sequence ATGGGAAACAATCCCGACCTACGTGAGGGGAAGAGTGTCTACAGCCCCCGCCACGCAGCCCGTGTGTATCTCGCCGACGGGCAAGTGATCGCCCGCCGGGGTCTTCGGGACCTATTGCGTGCCGACCACCGATTCTCGCTGGTCGGAGAAACGGGTGACACTCAGGAGATGATGCGCGCCGTGGAGGCGCTGGAACCGGACATCTTGCTGGTGGACCTCCTCCTTCCCGGCATCGACTGTACCGAGACCATCACCTCTCTGAGAGCTCGGCAGCCGGATCTGCGGATCCTGACCCTGAGCACCGGATGCCCTCCCGCCAGAATCCTCGCAGCCCTTGAAGCGGGAGCCTTGGGCGATCTCCCGAGAAAGGCCTCGGAAGAGGAGATCTTCGCCGCCCTCCACTGCATCTCCAAAGGCCAGCCGTCGATCTCCGGGGCGGTGAGCTGGCAACTACTCGGGCAGCGAGGGCACCAGATTCAGAAGCTTGCAGCGTTGACTCGCCGCGAGATCGAGATCCTCTGCCTCATCGCGCGAGGTTTGTCCAACCAGGAGATCGCCGACCAGGCCCACATCAGCGAAGGGACGGTCCGAACCCACCTGACGAATATTTTCGGCAAGCTCGCGGTCGGCAATCGAGTCCAGGCGACTCTCTATGCCCTTCGAAGCGGTCTCACCACCCTCGACGAGTGTCTAGGCTCCTACCATCCATCTCTCCAGCGTCTATGA
- a CDS encoding aminotransferase class I/II-fold pyridoxal phosphate-dependent enzyme translates to MRLETLLVHSGGETDEGTGAVAPPLHLSTTFEHGPAGEMPRGYQYARTENPTQDRLETALAAVEGGERGFFFASGMAAGAAVLQTLPRGSHVLFPDDAYHGFQELIHDFLPRWDCSATAVDFSDLDAVQGALRPETRLLWAETPSNPLLKITDLAAVAEIARGAGALMLVDSTFAPPVIQRPLELGTDIVLHSATKYFGGHSDVVGGALVLRRRKPLEEVLTSVRTTLGAVASPFNAWLVLRGLRSLACRVERHCSNALAIAEALAEHPAVERVHYPGLAGHPGHLVARRQMRAYGGMLSLRIRGGPSQSGREAALAVAGRLKLFVNATSLGGVESLVEHRASIEGAESTTPQNLLRLSIGLEHPDDLIADFRQALEGA, encoded by the coding sequence ATGAGATTGGAAACACTGCTCGTCCATAGCGGAGGAGAGACGGACGAGGGCACCGGGGCGGTGGCGCCGCCGCTACATCTGTCGACTACTTTCGAGCACGGGCCGGCGGGGGAGATGCCCCGGGGCTATCAATACGCCCGTACAGAGAATCCGACCCAGGATCGTCTGGAGACGGCGCTGGCGGCGGTGGAGGGAGGGGAGCGAGGTTTCTTCTTCGCCTCCGGCATGGCCGCTGGGGCGGCGGTGCTGCAAACGCTACCCCGAGGCAGCCACGTGCTCTTCCCCGACGACGCCTACCACGGCTTCCAAGAGCTGATTCATGACTTCCTGCCGCGCTGGGATTGCTCCGCCACGGCGGTGGACTTTTCCGACCTCGATGCGGTGCAGGGTGCGCTACGGCCGGAGACTCGGCTGCTGTGGGCGGAGACTCCCTCCAACCCGCTGCTCAAGATCACCGATCTCGCCGCGGTGGCGGAGATCGCCCGGGGGGCCGGGGCGCTCATGCTGGTGGACAGCACCTTCGCGCCGCCGGTGATTCAGCGGCCTCTGGAGCTGGGAACGGACATCGTTCTGCACTCTGCGACCAAATACTTCGGCGGCCACAGCGACGTCGTCGGTGGGGCGTTGGTGCTGCGCCGTCGAAAGCCGCTGGAGGAAGTGCTCACCTCGGTGCGGACCACTCTCGGAGCGGTGGCTTCGCCATTCAACGCCTGGCTGGTGCTGCGGGGCCTGCGCTCGCTGGCTTGCCGGGTGGAGCGCCACTGCTCCAACGCTCTGGCCATCGCCGAGGCGCTGGCGGAGCATCCTGCGGTGGAGCGGGTGCACTACCCGGGTCTCGCCGGCCACCCCGGCCACCTGGTGGCGCGGCGGCAGATGCGGGCCTACGGGGGCATGCTCTCGCTGCGGATTCGTGGAGGCCCCTCACAGAGTGGCCGGGAGGCGGCGCTGGCGGTGGCGGGGCGGCTGAAGCTCTTCGTCAACGCCACCAGCCTGGGCGGCGTCGAGAGCCTGGTGGAACACCGCGCCTCCATCGAAGGTGCGGAATCCACCACGCCTCAGAACTTGCTACGCTTGTCCATCGGCCTCGAGCATCCCGACGACCTGATCGCGGATTTCCGCCAGGCTTTGGAAGGGGCCTGA